The following are encoded together in the Parabacteroides chongii genome:
- a CDS encoding bifunctional adenosylcobinamide kinase/adenosylcobinamide-phosphate guanylyltransferase encodes MPDKHIVLVTGGQRSGKSGYAQKLALSLSANPVYLATSRVWDEEFRQRVLRHQADRGPEWTNIEEEKYLSRHNLDGRVVIIDCVTLWGTNFFFDNDSNVELSLKELKEEFNRLVEQQAYLIFVTNEIGLGGVSPDPIQRKFTDLQGWLNQYIASRADEVILMISGIPMKIKQ; translated from the coding sequence ATGCCTGACAAACATATCGTACTGGTAACAGGAGGACAGCGCTCCGGTAAAAGCGGATACGCACAAAAGTTAGCCTTATCGTTAAGCGCTAACCCGGTTTATTTGGCTACGTCCCGTGTCTGGGATGAAGAGTTTCGCCAACGTGTTCTCCGTCACCAAGCCGACCGCGGTCCGGAATGGACCAATATCGAAGAAGAAAAATACCTGAGCCGCCACAACCTGGACGGACGGGTAGTTATCATAGATTGTGTCACCTTGTGGGGCACTAATTTCTTTTTTGACAACGACAGCAATGTCGAATTGTCGCTCAAGGAACTGAAAGAGGAATTCAACCGGTTGGTTGAGCAGCAGGCTTATCTCATATTCGTGACCAATGAAATAGGATTAGGAGGTGTCTCCCCCGATCCGATACAGCGAAAATTCACAGACCTGCAGGGATGGCTAAACCAATACATTGCCTCCCGCGCCGATGAAGTCATACTGATGATAAGCGGAATACCCATGAAAATAAAACAATAA
- the mltG gene encoding endolytic transglycosylase MltG, which produces MNKKKQTKKNILIGIIVFLVLLVAGTGFWGYRLAWAPNFSPKATVYLYIDEEKDFENLCRQLIDSADCNRIGSFKQLAGILKYQKNMRTGRYAISPGMNNLELLNNLRRGHQVATRLTFNNIRFKEDLVERLDDQLMLDKDELLSLLNDSAYCDSLGFTTQTVMAMFIPNTYEVYWNIPAEKLMQRMKREYKSFWTDARLEKAKAVGLTPVEVSVLASIVEEETAAVDEYPIVAGLYLNRLHRGIPLQADPTVKFAVGDFTLQRILFEHLEVDSPYNTYKYAGLPPGPLRIPTIKGMDSVLNYMKHNYLYMCAKEDFSGRHNFAATLAEHNRNANRYRAELNRRKIR; this is translated from the coding sequence ATGAACAAGAAAAAACAGACAAAGAAGAATATTCTTATTGGGATAATCGTATTTTTAGTCTTATTAGTGGCAGGTACTGGTTTTTGGGGGTACCGTTTGGCATGGGCTCCCAATTTTTCCCCGAAGGCAACTGTCTATTTATATATAGATGAAGAGAAAGATTTTGAAAACCTTTGTCGTCAGTTGATCGATTCTGCCGATTGTAACCGGATCGGTAGTTTTAAACAGTTGGCAGGTATATTAAAATATCAGAAAAATATGAGGACCGGACGATATGCTATATCACCCGGAATGAATAACCTGGAACTATTAAACAATCTACGGCGCGGACATCAGGTAGCAACCCGGCTTACTTTCAATAATATTCGCTTTAAGGAGGATCTTGTTGAACGTTTGGACGATCAGTTGATGCTGGATAAAGACGAATTGCTCTCCTTACTCAATGATTCCGCCTATTGTGATTCGTTAGGTTTTACGACTCAGACGGTCATGGCGATGTTTATCCCGAATACGTATGAAGTATACTGGAATATTCCGGCAGAGAAACTGATGCAACGGATGAAGCGGGAGTATAAGTCTTTCTGGACGGATGCGCGTTTGGAAAAGGCAAAGGCTGTCGGTCTGACTCCGGTTGAAGTATCTGTGCTTGCTTCTATCGTGGAAGAAGAAACGGCGGCTGTGGATGAGTATCCGATTGTTGCAGGCTTGTATCTGAATCGCCTGCATCGCGGTATACCGTTACAGGCTGATCCGACCGTAAAGTTTGCCGTAGGGGATTTTACCTTACAGCGTATCCTGTTCGAGCATCTGGAAGTCGATTCTCCTTATAACACATATAAATATGCCGGCCTGCCGCCGGGACCTCTGCGTATCCCAACCATCAAGGGGATGGACAGTGTTCTGAATTATATGAAGCATAATTATCTTTATATGTGTGCCAAAGAGGATTTTTCAGGACGCCACAATTTTGCAGCGACATTAGCAGAGCATAACCGTAATGCAAATCGTTACAGGGCTGAGCTTAACAGGAGAAAGATTCGATAA
- the cobC gene encoding alpha-ribazole phosphatase, translating into MNIYLIRHTSVDVPAGYAYGQTDVALRPSFEEEAEKVKESLSGLTFDKVWCSPLTRCVRLASYCGYPEATREDRVKELHFGEWEMKSWEELSADPRSEAWFADWIETRTPGGESLKDQYERVSSFLDEIRKSGLQDVCIFAHGGVLTCARVYAGEYDIQDAFKNVPSYGEIIKLSFD; encoded by the coding sequence ATGAATATCTATTTGATCAGACACACCTCTGTCGATGTTCCTGCAGGCTATGCTTACGGGCAGACAGATGTAGCATTACGTCCGTCTTTTGAAGAAGAGGCCGAAAAAGTAAAAGAATCGCTCTCCGGACTAACGTTCGATAAAGTCTGGTGCAGCCCGTTAACCCGTTGTGTACGGCTCGCCTCTTATTGCGGTTATCCGGAAGCTACCCGGGAAGATCGGGTAAAAGAGCTTCATTTCGGAGAATGGGAGATGAAGTCATGGGAGGAGTTATCAGCCGATCCACGTTCTGAAGCCTGGTTTGCCGACTGGATAGAAACCAGGACTCCGGGAGGGGAATCCTTAAAGGACCAATATGAACGTGTCAGTTCATTTCTTGATGAAATAAGAAAAAGCGGGCTACAAGATGTCTGCATATTCGCCCACGGAGGAGTTTTAACCTGTGCCCGGGTATATGCCGGAGAATATGATATCCAGGATGCTTTCAAGAACGTTCCTTCCTACGGAGAAATTATAAAACTGTCTTTCGACTAA
- a CDS encoding adenosylcobinamide-GDP ribazoletransferase, which produces MLRILAAFIFFTRLPFWKLAEVPAEYFKNIVSRWALVGWFTAGLMVIVLYAGSLILPAGVALALAMVTRLLITGCLHEDGLADFFDGFGGGTSRERVLAIMKDSHIGSYGVIGLICYLGLYYLLLSSLPVELAGCAILAGDPYSKGVAGMIINRLPYARKEEEAKSKTVYSRMTTGEYLFSLICLLVPLCWLPEPVYFLAGLLPVATWYMLTTFMKKKIQGYTGDCCGATFLLCELSFYLGIAVIYTTTL; this is translated from the coding sequence ATGTTACGTATACTGGCTGCATTCATATTCTTTACCCGTCTGCCTTTCTGGAAACTGGCAGAGGTTCCTGCCGAATATTTCAAAAATATAGTCAGCCGGTGGGCACTGGTAGGCTGGTTTACTGCCGGATTGATGGTAATTGTATTGTATGCTGGTTCTCTTATTCTACCGGCAGGGGTGGCTTTGGCACTGGCTATGGTCACCCGGTTGCTGATTACGGGTTGCCTGCATGAAGACGGACTGGCGGATTTCTTCGATGGATTCGGAGGGGGTACGAGCCGGGAACGGGTATTGGCGATCATGAAGGATTCTCACATAGGAAGCTACGGGGTGATCGGCTTGATCTGTTACCTTGGGCTTTATTATTTATTACTCAGCAGCCTTCCTGTTGAATTGGCAGGCTGCGCGATCCTGGCGGGCGATCCTTATAGTAAGGGAGTGGCTGGTATGATCATCAACCGCCTGCCGTATGCCCGGAAAGAGGAAGAAGCCAAGAGCAAGACGGTATACAGCCGCATGACGACAGGAGAATATCTGTTCAGTCTGATTTGCCTGTTAGTTCCTTTATGCTGGTTGCCGGAACCGGTTTATTTTCTGGCAGGCCTTCTTCCGGTTGCCACCTGGTATATGCTGACAACGTTTATGAAAAAGAAGATACAAGGGTATACCGGCGATTGTTGCGGAGCCACATTTTTGCTTTGCGAATTGAGCTTTTACCTCGGGATTGCTGTTATATATACAACAACACTTTAG
- a CDS encoding alpha/beta hydrolase has translation MEASKAQSPGIWERLSSLVSWFRKKEVKEMNVYFISGMCYNCKVFDKLRLPKGYKKVYIEWSIPRSDESLSEYARIMAKVIDTSSPFILIGYSFGAVVMQEMTLFLKPAKCVIISSFKSKREIPILFQAVRKVNLMEFMPKRLFSSTDFITNAFNRLVYNASNSDLAEYMTVTDPVYIKWAVEQITDWVPDNKSEHLYHIHGTADQIFPYDRLEDVFPVEGGDHLMVVKKADTVSSILEIILLKKED, from the coding sequence ATGGAAGCAAGTAAAGCGCAGTCACCTGGCATATGGGAACGTTTATCGTCGTTGGTAAGCTGGTTTCGGAAGAAGGAGGTAAAAGAGATGAATGTCTATTTTATTTCCGGGATGTGTTATAACTGTAAGGTATTTGATAAGCTGAGGCTTCCGAAAGGATATAAGAAAGTATATATCGAATGGAGTATTCCCCGGTCGGATGAATCCTTGTCGGAATATGCCCGGATTATGGCAAAAGTGATCGATACTTCATCTCCGTTTATCCTGATCGGTTACTCTTTCGGGGCAGTGGTCATGCAGGAGATGACCCTTTTCCTGAAACCTGCAAAATGTGTCATCATCTCTTCTTTTAAAAGTAAACGGGAAATCCCGATTCTTTTCCAGGCTGTCCGTAAGGTGAATCTGATGGAATTCATGCCGAAGCGACTTTTTTCTTCAACCGACTTTATAACCAATGCCTTCAACCGCCTGGTTTATAATGCGTCCAATTCCGACCTCGCCGAATATATGACAGTCACTGATCCTGTCTACATAAAATGGGCAGTGGAGCAGATCACCGATTGGGTTCCGGATAACAAGAGTGAGCACCTTTATCATATTCATGGAACTGCCGACCAAATATTTCCGTATGACCGCCTGGAAGATGTTTTTCCGGTGGAGGGCGGTGATCATTTGATGGTTGTGAAAAAAGCGGATACGGTCAGTTCCATATTGGAAATTATCTTGCTTAAAAAAGAAGACTGA
- a CDS encoding TlpA family protein disulfide reductase — MKKSLLTAILMIFAFIAHAQNDADIIKVGDQMPAFTIVSDDGTQTSSASLKGKVVLINFFATWCPPCQKELAEVQQKLWPKYKDNKSFQMLVIGREHTDAELAKYNEKKGFTFPLYPDKNRAIFGAFAKNLIPRTYLIGKDGKVIYAGKGYTDEEFAELMKKIDTAIK, encoded by the coding sequence ATGAAGAAAAGTCTCTTAACCGCCATCTTAATGATCTTTGCCTTTATTGCTCATGCACAAAACGATGCGGACATAATAAAGGTAGGTGACCAGATGCCCGCATTTACGATCGTTTCCGATGACGGAACGCAAACATCGTCAGCATCTTTGAAAGGAAAAGTAGTCCTGATAAACTTCTTTGCTACCTGGTGTCCTCCTTGCCAGAAAGAGCTGGCTGAGGTGCAGCAGAAGCTGTGGCCGAAGTATAAGGATAACAAGAGTTTTCAAATGCTGGTGATCGGTCGTGAACATACGGATGCCGAACTGGCGAAGTACAACGAGAAAAAAGGGTTTACTTTCCCGTTATACCCTGATAAAAATCGAGCGATCTTCGGAGCGTTTGCCAAGAACTTGATTCCCCGAACTTATTTGATAGGTAAGGACGGGAAAGTGATTTATGCCGGCAAAGGATATACGGATGAAGAGTTTGCCGAATTAATGAAAAAGATCGATACGGCAATAAAATAA
- a CDS encoding thiamine pyrophosphate-dependent enzyme: MEKQLFLGDEAIAQAAIDAGISGVYAYPGTPSTEITEYIQGSAVAKERGIHSRWSANEKTAMEAALGMSYAGKRSLCCMKHVGLNVAADCFMNAGMSGINGGMIIITADDPSMHSSQNEQDNRVYGNFAMIPMLEPSSQQEAYDMVYEGFELSEKLGYPILMRITTRMAHSRAGVVTRPIKDENTMNCPPDGRQRFILLPALARKRFKVLLEAQKVFTESSENSIYNKYFDAPNKELGIITTGIAFNYLSENYPDGFEYPALKISQYPLPRKQIEKIVNECKEILVLEEGYPVVEEQLKGFLGKGVTVHGRLDGTLQRDGELTPDAVGKALGKEINSYYAIPEVVEQRPPALCQGCGHRDVYEALNEVLAEYKDPKVFGDIGCYTLGALPPFRAIDSCIDMGASITMAKGASDAGVFPAVSVIGDSTFTHSGMTGLLDCVNEETNITIVISDNETTAMTGGQDSAGTGRLEAICAGIGVDPAHIRVMIPLKKNYEEMKTIIREEIEYKGVSVLIPRRECIQTLTRKKKASKK, encoded by the coding sequence ATGGAAAAACAACTATTCTTGGGGGATGAGGCCATCGCACAAGCTGCGATTGATGCCGGTATTTCCGGTGTTTATGCCTATCCGGGTACCCCTTCAACTGAAATTACCGAGTATATCCAAGGCTCGGCTGTAGCGAAAGAACGGGGGATACATAGCCGTTGGAGTGCGAATGAAAAGACTGCAATGGAAGCTGCATTAGGTATGAGTTATGCCGGAAAGCGTTCTTTGTGCTGTATGAAGCATGTCGGACTGAACGTGGCTGCAGACTGTTTTATGAATGCGGGAATGAGCGGTATCAACGGTGGTATGATTATTATTACTGCGGACGACCCTTCTATGCACTCTTCACAAAATGAACAGGATAACCGTGTATATGGTAATTTTGCCATGATCCCGATGCTGGAACCTTCCAGCCAGCAGGAAGCATACGACATGGTATATGAAGGTTTCGAACTTTCAGAAAAGTTGGGTTACCCGATACTGATGCGTATCACTACGCGTATGGCTCACTCTCGTGCAGGAGTGGTGACGCGTCCGATCAAGGATGAAAATACAATGAATTGCCCGCCGGACGGACGTCAGCGTTTTATCCTGCTTCCGGCTTTGGCCCGCAAGCGTTTCAAGGTGTTGCTGGAAGCTCAGAAAGTATTTACCGAATCTTCTGAAAATTCCATATATAACAAGTATTTCGATGCTCCGAATAAAGAGTTGGGTATCATTACCACAGGTATTGCTTTCAACTATCTGTCTGAGAATTATCCGGACGGATTCGAATATCCGGCTCTGAAGATCAGCCAGTATCCGTTACCTCGGAAACAGATCGAAAAGATCGTGAACGAATGTAAGGAGATTCTGGTACTGGAAGAAGGGTATCCGGTGGTGGAAGAGCAGTTGAAAGGCTTCCTGGGTAAAGGTGTTACAGTGCATGGCCGTCTGGATGGAACTTTGCAGCGTGACGGTGAACTGACACCGGATGCTGTAGGTAAGGCTTTGGGTAAAGAGATCAATAGTTATTATGCAATACCGGAAGTGGTAGAACAGCGTCCGCCTGCTTTGTGCCAAGGATGCGGTCATCGAGATGTATATGAGGCTTTGAATGAAGTGCTGGCTGAATATAAAGATCCGAAAGTATTCGGTGACATCGGTTGTTATACGTTGGGTGCATTACCTCCGTTCCGTGCTATCGACTCTTGTATCGATATGGGGGCTTCTATTACGATGGCGAAAGGTGCTTCCGATGCTGGTGTATTCCCTGCTGTATCAGTGATCGGCGACTCCACTTTCACGCATTCGGGTATGACTGGTTTGCTGGATTGCGTAAACGAGGAAACAAACATAACGATCGTTATTTCCGATAATGAAACAACGGCGATGACCGGTGGTCAGGATTCTGCCGGAACAGGACGCCTGGAAGCTATCTGCGCCGGTATCGGTGTCGATCCGGCTCATATCCGTGTGATGATCCCGTTGAAAAAGAATTATGAAGAGATGAAAACGATCATCCGCGAAGAGATCGAATATAAGGGCGTATCAGTCCTGATCCCGCGTCGTGAATGTATTCAGACATTAACCAGAAAGAAAAAAGCAAGCAAGAAATGA
- the fumC gene encoding class II fumarate hydratase, with the protein MECRMEKDTMGNVRVPVDAYYGAQTQRSVENFKIAQDINRMPKEVIYAFAYLKKGAALANRDAGVLSSEKCELIERVCDEILAGKLDDAFPLVVWQTGSGTQTNMNVNEVVANRAHVLNGGKLTDEVKILLPNDDVNKSQSSNDTFPSAMHIAAYKILRENTIPALELLHKTLVMKSREFMPIVKIGRTHFMDATPLTLGQEFSGYAAQLEYGIQTLKNTLPHLAELALGGTAVGTGINTPDNFAENVARQIAQLTGLPFVTAPNKFEALATHDAIVESHGALKAIAVSLMKIANDIRMLGSGPRAGIGEIHLPENEPGSSIMPGKVNPTQCEALTMIAAQVMGNDVAISVGGASGQFELNVFKPMIIHNFLHSARLIGDGCRSFNDHCVAGIVPVKENIKKHLDDSLMLVTALNTKIGYYKAASIAQKAYRENKTLREAAIESGFLTAEEFDKWVDPSKMVGKIDF; encoded by the coding sequence ATGGAATGTCGGATGGAAAAGGATACGATGGGGAATGTCAGAGTTCCTGTTGATGCCTATTACGGTGCTCAGACGCAGCGTAGTGTTGAAAATTTTAAGATAGCACAAGATATAAACCGGATGCCGAAGGAAGTTATTTATGCCTTTGCCTATCTGAAGAAAGGTGCGGCCTTGGCAAACCGGGATGCTGGTGTTTTATCTTCGGAGAAATGCGAACTGATAGAACGTGTTTGTGATGAGATATTAGCAGGAAAACTGGATGATGCTTTTCCTTTGGTGGTATGGCAAACCGGTAGTGGAACACAGACCAATATGAATGTAAATGAAGTGGTCGCTAATCGTGCTCATGTCTTGAACGGAGGTAAGCTGACGGATGAAGTGAAGATACTGTTACCAAACGATGATGTGAATAAATCACAATCCTCGAATGATACTTTTCCTTCAGCCATGCATATTGCCGCCTATAAGATTTTACGGGAGAACACGATCCCAGCCCTGGAGCTACTGCATAAAACCCTGGTGATGAAGAGCCGTGAGTTCATGCCGATCGTCAAGATAGGGCGGACGCATTTTATGGATGCTACTCCGCTGACACTCGGTCAGGAATTCAGCGGTTATGCAGCCCAACTGGAATATGGTATCCAGACATTGAAGAACACCTTGCCTCATTTGGCTGAGTTGGCTTTGGGAGGAACCGCAGTAGGAACGGGTATCAATACCCCGGATAATTTTGCTGAAAACGTAGCCCGCCAAATAGCTCAGCTTACCGGTTTGCCGTTTGTTACGGCACCGAATAAATTTGAGGCACTCGCCACGCATGATGCTATTGTGGAAAGTCATGGTGCATTGAAAGCAATAGCCGTCAGCTTGATGAAGATTGCCAATGATATCCGTATGTTAGGTTCCGGACCACGTGCCGGAATAGGGGAGATTCATCTGCCGGAAAACGAACCGGGTTCGTCTATCATGCCGGGAAAAGTAAACCCTACGCAGTGTGAGGCTCTTACGATGATTGCTGCACAGGTGATGGGGAATGATGTGGCAATTTCTGTCGGCGGTGCTTCCGGGCAGTTTGAGTTGAATGTTTTTAAGCCGATGATCATCCATAATTTCTTGCATAGTGCCCGGTTGATCGGGGATGGCTGCAGGAGTTTTAATGATCATTGTGTGGCGGGTATTGTTCCTGTAAAAGAGAATATAAAGAAACATCTGGACGACTCATTGATGCTTGTCACTGCCCTGAATACGAAAATCGGTTATTATAAGGCTGCCTCAATAGCTCAGAAGGCTTATCGTGAGAATAAAACGTTGAGGGAAGCGGCGATAGAGTCGGGATTCTTGACAGCAGAAGAGTTTGACAAGTGGGTCGATCCTTCCAAAATGGTTGGAAAGATTGATTTTTAG
- a CDS encoding VOC family protein, translating to MKKLVSFFEIPAADFSRAVKFYEAVLNLKLNVLDCGTEKMAFFPEEEEVTPGAISWAADFLPSKNGVLVSLNVEDMEETLSCIKENGGSIVREKTKIESDCRGYFAMFSDSEGNTLGLYSDK from the coding sequence ATGAAAAAGTTAGTTTCTTTCTTTGAGATTCCGGCAGCAGACTTTAGCCGGGCCGTAAAGTTTTATGAAGCGGTGTTGAATTTGAAATTAAATGTTTTGGATTGTGGTACGGAGAAAATGGCTTTCTTCCCGGAGGAAGAAGAGGTAACTCCCGGCGCTATCTCATGGGCGGCTGATTTTCTACCGTCGAAGAATGGCGTGTTGGTTTCTTTGAATGTGGAAGATATGGAAGAAACACTTTCCTGCATAAAGGAAAATGGCGGTTCCATAGTCCGCGAAAAAACGAAGATCGAATCGGACTGTCGGGGTTATTTCGCTATGTTTTCCGATAGCGAAGGGAATACACTCGGATTGTATTCGGATAAGTAA
- a CDS encoding 4Fe-4S binding protein, whose protein sequence is MQYKNIHLIYFSPTHTSAKISYAIAEGLEAETLSESDITCEGLKEPLLIGENELVIVAAPVYGGRVAETAMERIRMFQGKNTPVIPVVVYGNRDYEDALKELSDALSEQGFIPVSAGAFVGEHSYSRKDMPIAAGRPDKDDLFKASQFGHDTLKKLEEAGCLSKLSVLEVKGNYPYKVKGPSTPQAPVTDEELCTQCEYCIDVCPVAAISIVDDRMFSDPVLCIKCCACVKECPEGARTFDTPYTAMLHKNFSARREPELFF, encoded by the coding sequence ATGCAGTATAAGAATATACATTTAATATATTTCTCCCCGACGCATACATCGGCTAAAATATCTTATGCTATTGCAGAAGGTTTAGAAGCGGAGACTTTGTCCGAGTCGGATATAACCTGCGAGGGCTTGAAAGAACCGTTACTTATCGGGGAGAATGAATTGGTGATCGTTGCTGCTCCGGTCTATGGTGGCCGTGTTGCAGAAACGGCGATGGAGCGTATCCGTATGTTCCAGGGAAAGAATACACCGGTCATTCCTGTAGTCGTTTATGGGAATCGTGATTATGAAGATGCCTTGAAGGAACTGAGTGATGCTTTGTCGGAGCAGGGGTTTATTCCTGTCAGCGCAGGGGCTTTTGTCGGTGAACATTCTTATAGTCGGAAAGATATGCCTATTGCGGCAGGTCGTCCGGATAAAGATGATTTGTTCAAGGCTTCGCAATTTGGACATGATACGCTGAAGAAGCTGGAGGAAGCTGGCTGTTTGTCTAAATTGTCGGTATTGGAGGTAAAAGGTAATTATCCTTATAAGGTTAAAGGACCGTCTACTCCGCAAGCACCGGTTACGGATGAAGAGCTTTGTACACAGTGTGAATATTGTATCGATGTTTGTCCGGTTGCTGCCATCTCGATTGTCGATGACCGGATGTTCAGCGATCCCGTACTCTGTATTAAATGTTGTGCCTGTGTGAAGGAATGTCCGGAAGGAGCGCGTACGTTCGATACGCCTTATACGGCTATGCTTCACAAAAACTTCAGTGCACGGCGTGAACCTGAATTGTTCTTTTGA
- a CDS encoding indolepyruvate oxidoreductase subunit beta: protein MRADIILSGVGGQGILSIAAVIGEAALKEGLYMKQAEVHGMSQRGGDVQSNLRLSDQPIASDLIPKGHADLIISLEPMESLRYLPYLKKEGWLVTNSQPFVNIPNYPDIDKVNEELDKLPHKVVLDVEAIAKEVATARAANIVMLGAATPFIGIEYDKIADGIRHIFARKGEDVVEMNLKALKAGYDVAQSLK from the coding sequence ATGAGAGCAGATATTATATTGTCAGGTGTAGGAGGACAAGGTATCCTCTCTATTGCCGCCGTTATTGGAGAAGCAGCTTTGAAAGAAGGCCTGTATATGAAACAAGCGGAAGTACACGGAATGAGTCAGCGTGGGGGCGACGTACAGTCGAATTTGCGTCTGTCGGACCAGCCGATCGCTTCCGACCTGATCCCGAAAGGACATGCAGACCTGATCATTTCACTGGAACCGATGGAGAGTCTCCGTTATCTTCCTTATCTGAAAAAAGAAGGATGGTTGGTGACAAACTCTCAGCCATTCGTCAATATCCCGAATTATCCGGATATCGATAAGGTGAATGAAGAATTGGATAAACTGCCGCATAAGGTAGTTCTGGATGTAGAAGCGATAGCCAAGGAAGTAGCTACGGCCCGTGCTGCAAATATCGTGATGCTGGGGGCGGCAACTCCTTTTATCGGTATCGAGTATGATAAAATAGCAGACGGTATCCGCCATATCTTTGCCCGTAAGGGGGAAGATGTGGTCGAGATGAACCTGAAAGCGTTGAAAGCCGGCTATGATGTAGCCCAAAGTTTAAAATAG
- the cobT gene encoding nicotinate-nucleotide--dimethylbenzimidazole phosphoribosyltransferase — MITFHIEKPDTAIAEALQEKINDLTKPKGSLGRLEEIALQVGLIQQTLTPALNHPVNVIYASDHGIADEGVSKSPKEVTRQVIHNFLNGGAGVCFLARQHGFDIKIVDGGVDFDFPSIRQLIDRKIRKGTRNFLHEAAMTREEMELALQYGAGIVSDCHKEGCNVISFGEMGIGNTAASSMWMTCLTGIPLIECVGAGSGLDSSGVQHKYNVLKAALENYKGDNSPLDVISYFGGYEMVMAVGGMLRAAELKMVILVDGFIMTNCVLAASRLYPEMLPYCIFGHCGDEAGHRKVLDALQANPVLNLGLRLGEGSGSVCAYPIIDSAVRMINEMHTFRQAAVTKYF, encoded by the coding sequence ATGATTACCTTTCATATTGAAAAACCGGATACTGCTATTGCGGAAGCACTACAAGAGAAAATAAATGACCTGACCAAACCCAAAGGTTCGTTAGGCAGACTGGAGGAAATAGCTCTTCAGGTCGGACTGATCCAGCAGACACTCACTCCTGCTCTAAATCATCCGGTCAATGTTATATACGCCTCCGATCACGGTATTGCCGATGAAGGGGTAAGTAAATCCCCCAAGGAAGTCACCCGCCAGGTGATCCACAACTTCCTGAACGGAGGGGCCGGCGTCTGCTTCCTGGCACGCCAGCATGGTTTCGATATAAAGATTGTCGATGGGGGAGTCGATTTCGATTTTCCTTCGATACGGCAGTTAATAGACCGTAAAATCAGAAAAGGGACCCGTAACTTCCTCCATGAGGCGGCTATGACGCGTGAAGAGATGGAGCTGGCACTTCAGTACGGAGCCGGGATCGTTTCAGACTGTCACAAAGAAGGCTGCAACGTGATCAGTTTCGGAGAGATGGGCATAGGCAACACGGCTGCATCCAGCATGTGGATGACTTGTCTCACGGGGATTCCGCTGATCGAATGTGTGGGTGCCGGAAGTGGTTTGGACAGCAGTGGCGTACAACATAAATACAATGTATTGAAAGCGGCGCTCGAAAACTATAAAGGTGACAACAGCCCATTGGATGTGATCAGTTATTTCGGAGGTTATGAAATGGTCATGGCAGTAGGTGGCATGCTCCGGGCGGCTGAACTAAAAATGGTTATCCTGGTCGACGGTTTTATTATGACCAATTGTGTGTTGGCAGCTTCGCGTTTGTATCCGGAAATGCTTCCTTATTGCATATTCGGACATTGCGGAGATGAAGCCGGACACAGAAAAGTACTGGATGCCCTTCAGGCTAATCCGGTCTTAAACCTGGGATTACGTTTAGGGGAAGGTTCCGGCTCTGTATGTGCATACCCGATCATCGACTCAGCCGTACGCATGATCAATGAAATGCATACTTTCCGTCAGGCAGCGGTAACGAAATATTTCTAA